The following are encoded in a window of Sinorhizobium sojae CCBAU 05684 genomic DNA:
- the rsmI gene encoding 16S rRNA (cytidine(1402)-2'-O)-methyltransferase, with amino-acid sequence MIGPCRIGKRPLEKQQAGEAAERERQRGFRLRHATIPVRPLEPALYLVATPIGNLADITLRALETIAGADLLACEDTRVTRVLLDRYGIVNRPVPYHEHNAAEAGSRLLSALAEGKSVALVSDAGTPLVSDPGYRLAQLAIEAGHRVVPIPGPSAPLAALVGSGLPSDTFLFAGFLPVKDKARRERLAELGDAPATLIVFESPHRIATTIAAAAEVLGAERKAAVCRELTKTFEEFRRGTLGELKAFYADTGSVKGEIVLVIGPPEAKPAPQEADIDALLRELSRVMPMGKAATEAARRTGLPRKELYDRLLSLKESNEG; translated from the coding sequence ATGATCGGGCCATGCAGGATCGGGAAGCGGCCATTGGAAAAGCAGCAAGCAGGCGAGGCGGCGGAGAGGGAGAGGCAGCGCGGTTTTCGCCTGAGGCACGCGACTATCCCGGTGCGCCCGCTGGAACCGGCGCTTTATTTGGTGGCGACGCCGATCGGGAACCTCGCCGACATCACGCTTCGGGCGCTGGAGACGATCGCCGGGGCTGACCTGCTCGCCTGCGAGGACACGCGGGTGACGCGGGTGCTCCTCGATCGCTACGGCATCGTCAACCGGCCGGTGCCGTACCACGAGCACAACGCGGCCGAGGCCGGGTCGCGGCTTCTTTCGGCGCTCGCTGAGGGCAAGTCTGTGGCGCTGGTCTCCGATGCCGGCACACCGCTCGTTTCCGATCCCGGCTATCGGCTGGCGCAGCTTGCGATCGAGGCCGGTCACCGCGTCGTTCCGATCCCGGGACCCTCCGCACCTCTCGCCGCGCTCGTCGGCTCCGGCCTTCCAAGCGACACCTTCCTCTTTGCCGGATTCCTGCCTGTAAAGGACAAGGCCCGCCGCGAGCGGCTAGCTGAACTTGGAGACGCACCGGCGACGCTCATCGTCTTCGAATCGCCACACCGTATCGCCACGACGATCGCCGCGGCTGCCGAGGTGCTCGGGGCGGAGAGAAAGGCGGCGGTCTGCCGCGAGCTGACCAAGACCTTCGAGGAGTTCCGCCGCGGCACGCTCGGCGAACTCAAGGCCTTCTACGCCGATACGGGCAGTGTGAAGGGCGAGATCGTGCTGGTCATCGGACCGCCGGAAGCGAAGCCCGCCCCGCAAGAAGCGGATATCGATGCGCTCTTGCGGGAACTCTCCCGCGTCATGCCGATGGGCAAGGCCGCGACGGAGGCCGCCCGCCGGACGGGCCTGCCGCGCAAGGAGCTCTACGACCGGCTCCTGAGCCTCAAGGAAAGCAATGAAGGCTGA
- a CDS encoding YraN family protein: MKAERPDARKLKALKRGLLAEYRAALCLMVKGYRIVAMRYRTSLGEIDIIARRGELVAIVEVKARATFDGAVFAVSHSSQRRIRAASDLWLSRQPDFHRLSVRYDIVAVSPWRWPRHLADAF; the protein is encoded by the coding sequence ATGAAGGCTGAGCGTCCGGACGCGCGCAAGTTGAAGGCACTGAAGCGCGGGCTCCTTGCCGAATATCGCGCCGCGCTCTGCCTGATGGTAAAAGGCTACCGCATCGTGGCCATGCGCTATCGCACCAGCCTCGGCGAGATCGACATCATAGCCCGACGCGGCGAACTCGTCGCCATTGTCGAGGTGAAGGCGAGGGCCACGTTCGACGGCGCAGTCTTCGCCGTCTCCCATTCCTCTCAAAGGCGGATCAGGGCTGCAAGCGATCTCTGGCTTTCGCGCCAGCCCGATTTCCACCGCCTGTCGGTACGCTACGATATTGTCGCCGTCTCGCCTTGGCGTTGGCCGCGGCATCTGGCCGATGCGTTTTGA
- a CDS encoding endonuclease, whose translation MHVGTHAIELGYPASARGPVTVGFRAEDLRSVEIGEEALVFRVDCVEKLGAKRLVHGMVEDQVLREAPLADELAITISTERLNFSRRNGKRLDRKAAGAAPARRETVNPEPIVIEETVSTLAIPSQQCRDDVARMERSIATHDAAMADVAAMNRIEVGGIAASDGPLAFPFTVAAWNLERCLFPQESAGHLRAAGASLVMLSEMDNGMARTGQRHTTADVATMLGMQYAYGIEFLELGLGSDTERDFCKDDANEKGFHGNALLTSVPLRRPFLERLWGERLWFTDTDQPRLGERIAVGAVIETEAGPFVAVSTHLESATTAAYRERQVKELVERLDAAFPALPMLIGGDLNTGNHIGGDFEAEGLFAMSAARGFTRHGGPIDQMTTRPSLITRWPKRAMKLDWFLARGMRIGESRIIPSLDASGRPLSDHDLITCVVEGFE comes from the coding sequence TTGCATGTCGGCACCCATGCGATCGAGCTCGGCTATCCGGCGTCCGCGCGGGGCCCGGTGACTGTCGGCTTCAGGGCAGAGGACCTGCGCTCTGTGGAGATCGGCGAGGAGGCGCTCGTCTTCCGCGTCGACTGTGTCGAGAAACTGGGAGCGAAGCGCCTTGTTCACGGTATGGTCGAGGATCAGGTACTGAGGGAGGCGCCGCTTGCAGACGAGCTCGCGATCACCATATCCACCGAACGACTGAATTTTTCTCGGCGGAACGGCAAGCGGCTCGATCGCAAAGCGGCGGGCGCCGCGCCTGCCCGCCGAGAAACCGTCAATCCGGAGCCCATTGTGATCGAAGAGACCGTATCGACGCTCGCCATTCCCTCGCAGCAGTGCCGCGACGACGTGGCCCGCATGGAGCGCAGCATAGCCACCCATGACGCGGCCATGGCAGACGTAGCAGCGATGAACAGGATCGAGGTCGGCGGAATCGCTGCTTCGGACGGACCGCTGGCCTTTCCCTTTACTGTCGCCGCCTGGAACCTCGAGCGCTGCCTCTTTCCGCAAGAAAGCGCCGGGCATCTCCGTGCGGCCGGCGCATCGCTGGTCATGCTTTCCGAAATGGATAACGGCATGGCCCGGACGGGCCAGCGCCACACGACGGCCGACGTCGCGACGATGCTCGGCATGCAATATGCCTATGGGATCGAGTTCCTTGAACTCGGGTTGGGATCGGATACGGAGCGCGATTTCTGCAAGGACGACGCCAACGAAAAGGGCTTCCACGGCAATGCGTTGCTGACTTCCGTTCCCCTCCGCCGGCCTTTCCTTGAACGGCTCTGGGGCGAGCGCCTGTGGTTCACGGATACCGACCAGCCGCGGCTTGGCGAGCGTATCGCCGTCGGCGCCGTCATCGAGACCGAGGCGGGACCCTTCGTCGCCGTCTCCACCCATCTCGAAAGCGCAACGACCGCCGCCTATCGCGAGCGGCAGGTGAAGGAATTGGTGGAGCGCCTGGATGCGGCCTTTCCGGCGCTTCCCATGCTCATCGGCGGCGATCTCAACACCGGCAATCATATCGGCGGCGATTTCGAGGCGGAGGGGCTTTTCGCGATGAGCGCCGCGCGCGGCTTCACCCGCCATGGCGGCCCGATCGACCAGATGACGACGCGGCCCAGCCTGATCACGCGCTGGCCGAAGCGGGCAATGAAGCTCGACTGGTTTCTCGCGCGCGGCATGAGGATCGGTGAAAGCCGCATCATTCCCTCGCTCGACGCGTCCGGTCGTCCCTTGTCCGATCACGACCTCATCACCTGCGTCGTCGAGGGTTTCGAATGA
- the gshB gene encoding glutathione synthase, whose amino-acid sequence MTRIVNVGVQMDHVSGITIAGDSTFAMSLEAQSRGYRLFHYTPDRLSLRDGKVYATAQQMTLRDVKGDHFTLGEPERIDLSDMDVILLRQDPPFDMAYITSTHLLERLHPKTLVVNDPAWVRNSPEKIFVTEFPDLMPKTLITRDPGEIARFRQEMGDIILKPLYGNGGAGVFHSARDDRNLSSLLEMFSQMFREPFIAQEYLPQVRKGDKRILLVDGEPVGAINRVPAEHDARSNMHVGGRAEATELTSREREICARIGPALKERGFVFVGIDVIGDYMTEINVTSPTGIREVKRFGGADVASLLWDAIERKRR is encoded by the coding sequence ATGACAAGAATCGTCAATGTCGGGGTCCAGATGGACCATGTCTCGGGCATCACCATTGCGGGCGATTCGACCTTTGCGATGAGCCTCGAGGCGCAAAGCCGCGGCTATCGGCTGTTCCACTATACGCCCGACAGGCTGTCGCTGCGCGACGGCAAGGTCTATGCGACGGCGCAGCAGATGACGCTGCGCGATGTGAAGGGCGATCACTTCACGCTCGGCGAGCCGGAGCGGATCGATCTTTCGGACATGGACGTCATCCTGCTTCGCCAGGATCCGCCCTTCGACATGGCCTATATCACCTCGACGCATCTGCTCGAGCGCCTGCATCCGAAGACGCTCGTCGTCAACGATCCGGCCTGGGTGCGCAACTCGCCGGAGAAGATTTTCGTCACCGAGTTTCCCGACCTGATGCCGAAGACACTGATCACCCGCGACCCGGGTGAGATCGCTCGCTTCCGCCAGGAGATGGGCGACATCATCCTGAAGCCACTCTACGGCAATGGCGGCGCCGGCGTCTTTCATTCCGCGCGCGACGACCGCAATCTCTCCTCGCTACTCGAAATGTTCAGTCAGATGTTTCGCGAACCCTTCATCGCCCAGGAATACCTCCCGCAGGTCAGGAAGGGCGACAAGCGCATCCTGCTCGTCGACGGCGAGCCGGTCGGCGCGATCAACCGCGTGCCAGCCGAGCACGACGCCCGCTCGAATATGCATGTGGGCGGACGCGCCGAGGCGACGGAATTGACCTCCCGCGAGCGGGAAATCTGCGCCCGCATCGGCCCGGCGCTGAAAGAGCGCGGCTTCGTCTTCGTCGGTATCGACGTGATCGGCGACTACATGACCGAGATCAACGTCACCTCGCCGACCGGAATCCGTGAGGTAAAACGCTTCGGCGGCGCCGATGTCGCCAGCCTGCTCTGGGACGCGATCGAGAGGAAGCGCCGCTGA
- a CDS encoding YifB family Mg chelatase-like AAA ATPase, with translation MVARVSTVAFQGIEGVPVDVQVMVAPGKVGMQIVGLPDKAVAESRERVQAALHASGLALPAKRVTVNLAPADLPKEGSHFDLAIALGLMAALGAIPVDALSGYVVIGELNLDGTIAPVAGALPAAIGANALGKGLICPAESGPEAAWAGSDIDILAPRSLIAIANHFRGTQVISRPEPSVRATAANLPDLADIKGQESAKRALEVAAAGNHNLLMVGPPGSGKSMLAARLPSILPPLSPAELLEVSMIHSIAGQLPGGKLSDRRPFRAPHHSATMAALIGGGIRAKPGEASLAHHGVLFLDEFPEFSPQVLDALRQPLETAECVIARANHRVSYPAAIQLVAAMNPCRCGMAGEPGHTCARGPRCMADYQARVSGPMMDRIDIRIDVPAVSAADLIRPGTAEASATVAGRVARARELQRERFTDLGHPQLTSNARSSTAMIEKIAEPDAAGLQLLRDAAEKMKFSARGYHRVLKVARTLADLDGAPTVGRIHLAEAISYRVAGERLPAAA, from the coding sequence ATGGTCGCGCGCGTCAGCACGGTGGCATTTCAGGGGATCGAGGGCGTTCCGGTCGACGTTCAGGTGATGGTCGCACCGGGAAAGGTCGGCATGCAAATCGTCGGCCTGCCGGACAAGGCCGTCGCCGAAAGTCGCGAGCGTGTGCAGGCGGCGCTTCACGCATCCGGCCTGGCGCTGCCAGCCAAGCGGGTGACCGTCAATCTGGCGCCGGCGGACCTGCCGAAGGAGGGCAGTCACTTCGATCTTGCGATCGCGCTCGGCCTGATGGCGGCGCTGGGGGCGATTCCGGTTGATGCGCTTTCCGGCTATGTTGTCATCGGCGAACTCAACCTCGACGGCACGATCGCGCCCGTCGCCGGTGCACTACCGGCGGCGATCGGCGCCAATGCGCTCGGCAAGGGGCTGATCTGCCCTGCCGAAAGCGGCCCGGAAGCGGCCTGGGCCGGGTCGGATATCGACATCCTCGCACCGCGAAGCCTGATCGCCATAGCCAACCATTTCCGCGGCACGCAGGTCATCTCCCGTCCGGAACCCTCCGTGCGGGCGACGGCCGCCAATCTGCCGGATCTCGCCGACATCAAGGGCCAGGAAAGCGCCAAGCGGGCGCTGGAAGTCGCTGCCGCCGGCAATCATAATCTCCTGATGGTCGGCCCACCCGGTTCCGGAAAGTCGATGCTTGCGGCACGCCTTCCTTCGATCCTGCCGCCGCTCTCGCCTGCCGAACTGCTCGAAGTCTCGATGATCCATTCGATCGCCGGGCAATTGCCGGGCGGCAAGCTCTCCGATCGGCGGCCGTTCCGCGCGCCGCACCATTCGGCCACCATGGCAGCCTTGATCGGTGGCGGGATCAGGGCAAAGCCCGGCGAGGCGTCGCTCGCCCATCACGGCGTTTTGTTTCTCGACGAATTTCCGGAATTCTCGCCGCAGGTCCTCGACGCGTTGCGCCAGCCGCTCGAAACGGCGGAATGCGTGATCGCCCGCGCCAATCACCGCGTCAGCTATCCGGCCGCGATCCAACTCGTCGCGGCCATGAACCCCTGCCGCTGCGGCATGGCCGGAGAGCCGGGCCATACTTGCGCCCGCGGTCCGCGCTGCATGGCCGATTACCAGGCGCGGGTCTCCGGACCGATGATGGACCGGATCGACATCCGCATCGACGTGCCGGCTGTCAGCGCCGCCGACCTGATCCGCCCGGGCACCGCCGAGGCGAGCGCCACTGTCGCAGGCCGGGTTGCCCGCGCCCGTGAACTGCAGAGGGAGCGCTTCACCGACCTTGGCCATCCGCAACTGACGAGTAATGCCCGCTCATCGACGGCGATGATCGAGAAGATCGCCGAGCCGGATGCGGCGGGCCTGCAACTCCTCAGAGATGCGGCGGAAAAAATGAAGTTTTCTGCCCGCGGCTACCATCGCGTCTTGAAGGTCGCTCGCACGCTTGCCGACCTCGACGGCGCGCCGACGGTCGGCCGCATCCACCTCGCCGAGGCGATCTCCTACCGCGTCGCCGGCGAGCGGCTGCCGGCGGCGGCCTAG
- the cysK gene encoding cysteine synthase A, translating into MPEARKPGRGRIYSSITETIGDTPIIRLDKLAGEKGVKANLLAKLEFFNPIASVKDRIGVAMVESLEAQGRIAPGRTTLIEPTSGNTGIALAFVAAAKGYKLILTMPETMSVERRKMLALLGAELVLTEGAKGMKGAIAKAQELVETLPDAIIPQQFENPANPEIHRRTTAEEIWNDTEGAVDILVSGIGTGGTITGAGQVLKARKPSVQVIAVEPEESPVLSGGAPGPHKIQGIGAGFAPSILDTSIYDEVITVNAGEAVEAARLVARLEGVPVGISAGAALQAAIEVGQREENAGKTIVVIIPSFAERYLSTVLFEGLGA; encoded by the coding sequence ATGCCCGAAGCGCGCAAGCCCGGCCGCGGCCGCATCTATTCCTCGATCACCGAAACGATCGGCGACACGCCGATCATCCGGCTGGACAAGCTTGCCGGGGAGAAGGGCGTCAAGGCGAATCTGCTCGCCAAGCTCGAATTCTTCAACCCGATCGCCTCAGTCAAGGATCGGATCGGCGTCGCCATGGTGGAATCGCTCGAGGCTCAGGGCAGGATTGCCCCGGGGCGCACGACGCTCATCGAGCCGACCTCCGGCAATACCGGCATCGCGCTTGCCTTCGTTGCGGCCGCCAAGGGCTACAAGCTGATCCTCACCATGCCGGAGACGATGTCGGTCGAACGGCGCAAAATGCTGGCGCTGCTTGGTGCGGAACTGGTGCTGACGGAGGGCGCCAAGGGCATGAAGGGGGCCATCGCCAAGGCGCAGGAACTGGTCGAAACGCTACCCGATGCGATCATCCCGCAGCAGTTCGAAAACCCGGCCAACCCAGAAATCCACCGCAGGACGACGGCCGAGGAAATTTGGAACGACACCGAGGGCGCGGTCGATATCCTCGTGTCCGGCATCGGCACCGGCGGCACGATAACCGGTGCCGGCCAGGTGTTGAAGGCACGCAAACCGTCAGTCCAGGTAATCGCGGTGGAGCCCGAAGAATCGCCGGTCCTTTCCGGCGGCGCGCCCGGACCGCACAAGATTCAGGGCATCGGCGCCGGCTTCGCGCCGTCGATCCTCGACACATCGATCTACGACGAGGTGATCACCGTCAACGCGGGCGAAGCGGTAGAGGCCGCGCGCCTGGTCGCGAGACTCGAAGGCGTGCCGGTCGGCATCTCCGCCGGTGCGGCGTTGCAGGCGGCGATCGAAGTCGGGCAGCGCGAAGAGAACGCCGGCAAGACCATCGTCGTCATCATCCCGTCTTTCGCCGAACGCTATCTCTCGACGGTGCTGTTCGAAGGGTTGGGAGCGTAG
- a CDS encoding NIPSNAP family protein: MITCYLKYVIDPYKVEEFEHYAKLWIPLVNRLGGSHHGYFMPHEGANNIALALFSFPSLAAYEAYREKMATDSECQAAFAYAEETRCIASYERSFMRPVFE, encoded by the coding sequence ATGATCACCTGCTATCTGAAATACGTCATCGATCCCTACAAGGTCGAGGAGTTCGAGCATTACGCCAAGCTCTGGATTCCGCTGGTGAACCGCCTCGGCGGCAGTCACCACGGCTACTTCATGCCGCATGAGGGCGCGAACAACATCGCACTCGCGCTCTTCAGCTTTCCCTCGCTTGCGGCCTACGAGGCCTATCGCGAGAAGATGGCGACGGATTCCGAATGCCAGGCGGCCTTCGCCTATGCAGAAGAGACACGCTGCATCGCGAGCTATGAACGCAGCTTCATGCGCCCCGTTTTCGAATGA
- a CDS encoding DMT family transporter, producing MDRKTRRGRAEMTAAMLISGTIGWFVLMSGQPVAGVVFWRCVFGAATLAALAAMLGLIDLRRLRLRVIVLSVAGGMAIVVNWLLLFAAYPRASISIATMVYNTQPFMLLGLGALFLGERITPAKLFWLSVSFAGMIAIVSAKPAGGFEPANYLAGVGLALAAAFFYAIAAIVTKLLQGTPPLLIALIQVITGAVMLAPFALANPLPQDGTQWMLLIVIGVVHTGVMYILLYGAIQKLPTHVTGALSFIYPIAAIVVERIAFGHALQAVQIAGSAAILLAAAGTNLGWNLRSIPLIRLARKRSAS from the coding sequence ATGGACAGGAAGACCAGGCGTGGACGTGCGGAAATGACGGCGGCGATGCTGATCTCGGGAACGATCGGCTGGTTCGTCCTGATGTCCGGTCAGCCGGTGGCTGGCGTCGTCTTCTGGCGTTGTGTTTTCGGGGCCGCGACTCTCGCCGCGCTTGCGGCCATGCTTGGCCTCATTGACCTCCGCCGTCTACGCCTGCGCGTAATCGTCCTCTCCGTTGCCGGTGGTATGGCGATCGTGGTTAACTGGCTGCTGCTCTTTGCGGCCTACCCGCGCGCATCGATCTCGATCGCGACGATGGTCTACAACACCCAGCCCTTCATGCTGCTCGGGCTCGGCGCCCTCTTTCTTGGTGAAAGGATCACCCCGGCCAAACTCTTCTGGCTTTCGGTGTCCTTCGCCGGCATGATCGCGATCGTCTCCGCCAAGCCGGCGGGTGGTTTCGAGCCCGCCAACTATCTCGCCGGCGTCGGGCTCGCCCTCGCAGCCGCCTTCTTCTATGCCATCGCGGCGATCGTCACGAAGCTTCTCCAGGGCACACCACCGCTGCTCATCGCACTGATTCAAGTGATCACTGGTGCCGTGATGCTGGCGCCCTTCGCGCTTGCCAACCCGCTGCCGCAGGACGGGACGCAGTGGATGTTGCTGATCGTCATCGGCGTTGTCCATACCGGTGTCATGTACATCCTGCTATACGGGGCGATCCAGAAGCTGCCGACCCATGTGACCGGTGCGCTCTCCTTCATCTACCCGATCGCTGCGATCGTGGTCGAACGCATTGCCTTCGGTCACGCGCTGCAAGCGGTCCAGATCGCCGGATCGGCCGCGATCCTGCTTGCCGCCGCCGGTACCAATCTCGGCTGGAATCTTCGGTCCATCCCGCTTATCAGACTCGCACGCAAACGGAGCGCATCATGA
- a CDS encoding Lrp/AsnC family transcriptional regulator produces the protein MLDELDRRILEILAANARVSLKEIAQEAGLSSPSAAERLRKLEERGVINGFTVNVNPARLGYPLQAVVRVRPMPGMLHIVERLIQETPEIVECDKITGDDCFVAKLFVRDMGELDTILDRIAEKAQTNTSIVKSTPVKRRLPPLI, from the coding sequence ATGCTCGATGAACTGGATCGCCGCATTCTCGAAATTCTTGCCGCGAATGCCCGCGTCTCGCTGAAGGAAATCGCGCAGGAAGCCGGGCTTTCATCGCCAAGCGCGGCCGAGAGGCTGCGCAAGCTCGAGGAGCGGGGCGTGATCAATGGCTTCACCGTCAATGTGAATCCCGCCCGCCTCGGCTACCCCTTGCAGGCGGTCGTGCGGGTACGTCCTATGCCGGGCATGCTGCATATCGTCGAAAGGCTGATCCAGGAAACTCCGGAAATCGTCGAGTGCGACAAGATCACCGGCGACGATTGCTTTGTTGCCAAGCTTTTCGTGCGCGATATGGGGGAACTTGATACGATCCTCGACCGCATCGCCGAAAAGGCGCAGACCAATACTTCGATCGTCAAGTCGACGCCGGTCAAGCGGCGCCTGCCGCCGCTTATTTAG
- the dut gene encoding dUTP diphosphatase, with protein sequence MSTPENHPALTLVRLSHAAGLDLPAYETAGAAGMDLRAAVPAEAPMTIPPGGRDLVPTGFIFEFPAGYEGQVRPRSGLAFKHGITCLNTPGTIDSDYRGEVKVLLVNLGGKDFVVERGMRIAQMVVAPVVQATVREADGASATARGAGGFGSTGAK encoded by the coding sequence ATGAGCACGCCCGAAAACCACCCCGCCCTCACCCTCGTTCGACTGTCGCATGCGGCCGGCCTCGACCTGCCGGCATACGAGACGGCGGGCGCGGCCGGCATGGACCTGCGCGCAGCGGTGCCGGCCGAGGCGCCTATGACGATCCCGCCGGGGGGCCGCGACTTGGTCCCGACCGGTTTCATCTTCGAGTTTCCGGCTGGCTATGAGGGACAGGTGCGGCCACGCTCGGGCCTCGCCTTCAAGCATGGCATCACCTGCCTCAATACGCCGGGCACAATCGACAGCGACTATCGCGGCGAGGTGAAGGTGCTCCTCGTCAATCTCGGAGGAAAAGATTTCGTCGTTGAGCGCGGCATGCGCATCGCCCAGATGGTGGTCGCGCCGGTGGTTCAGGCGACCGTGCGCGAAGCGGACGGAGCGAGCGCAACCGCGCGCGGCGCCGGCGGCTTCGGCTCGACCGGCGCTAAATAA
- a CDS encoding peptide chain release factor 3 has product MAESIAEAVSRRRTFAIISHPDAGKTTLTEKLLLFGGAIQLAGEVKAKKDRIQTRSDWMKIERERGISVVTSVMTFEYDETVFNLLDTPGHEDFADDTYRTLTAVDAAVMVIDAAKGIEPRTLKLFEVCRLRDIPIITFVNKMDRESRDPFEILDEVEQKLALDCAPVTWPIGRSKTFCGTYHLATNEVRGADTQEHLTKVNDPETASHRLPENERDAFIEETTLAIEACKPFDRKAFLEGHLTPVFFGSALRNFGVRDLINALGEFAPPPRAQVADIRTVEATDAKMTAFVFKIQANMDPNHRDRIAFVRVCSGKLERGMKARLSRTGKQMGLTAPQFFFASQRQLADTAFAGDVVGIPNHGTLRIGDTLTEGEPLVFQGVPNFAPEILRRVRLEDAMKAKKLKEALQQMAEEGVVQLFSPDDGAPAIVGVVGALQLDVLKERLQAEYGLPVSFEMSRFSVCRWISADSLADLDKFISAHRGDIARDLDGDPVFMAQDGFSLRYEAERYPAIKMVAVKEYHVAKAA; this is encoded by the coding sequence ATGGCCGAAAGCATTGCCGAGGCGGTTTCCCGCCGCCGCACATTTGCGATCATTTCGCACCCGGACGCCGGTAAAACCACGCTCACGGAAAAGCTGCTGCTCTTTGGCGGCGCCATCCAACTCGCTGGCGAGGTCAAGGCCAAGAAGGATCGCATCCAGACCCGATCGGACTGGATGAAGATCGAACGCGAGCGCGGCATCTCGGTCGTGACCTCGGTGATGACCTTCGAATACGACGAAACTGTCTTCAACCTGCTCGACACGCCCGGTCACGAGGACTTCGCGGACGACACCTACCGTACGCTGACAGCGGTCGATGCGGCGGTCATGGTCATCGACGCAGCCAAGGGTATCGAGCCGCGCACGCTGAAACTCTTCGAGGTCTGCCGCCTGCGCGACATCCCGATCATCACCTTCGTCAACAAGATGGACCGCGAAAGCCGCGATCCGTTCGAGATCCTGGACGAGGTCGAGCAGAAATTGGCGCTTGATTGCGCGCCGGTGACTTGGCCGATCGGACGCTCGAAAACCTTCTGCGGCACCTACCATCTCGCAACGAACGAAGTGCGCGGCGCCGACACGCAGGAGCACCTGACCAAGGTCAACGACCCGGAAACGGCCTCGCACCGCCTGCCGGAAAACGAGCGCGATGCCTTTATCGAGGAGACGACGCTCGCGATCGAGGCCTGCAAGCCCTTCGACCGCAAGGCCTTCCTCGAGGGTCATCTGACGCCGGTCTTCTTCGGCTCGGCGCTCCGCAATTTCGGCGTCCGCGACCTGATCAACGCACTCGGTGAATTCGCGCCGCCGCCGCGCGCCCAGGTCGCCGACATCCGCACCGTCGAGGCGACGGACGCCAAGATGACGGCCTTCGTCTTCAAGATTCAGGCGAATATGGACCCGAACCATCGCGACCGTATCGCCTTCGTGCGCGTCTGCTCGGGCAAGCTCGAGCGCGGTATGAAGGCGCGGCTCTCGCGCACCGGCAAGCAGATGGGGCTGACGGCGCCGCAATTCTTCTTCGCCTCCCAGCGCCAGCTCGCCGATACCGCCTTTGCCGGCGATGTCGTCGGTATCCCGAACCACGGTACGCTCAGGATCGGCGACACGCTGACCGAAGGCGAGCCGTTGGTATTTCAGGGCGTGCCTAACTTCGCGCCGGAAATCCTGCGCCGTGTCCGGCTCGAGGATGCTATGAAGGCGAAGAAGCTGAAGGAGGCACTGCAGCAGATGGCGGAAGAGGGCGTCGTGCAGCTCTTCTCGCCGGACGACGGGGCGCCCGCAATCGTCGGAGTCGTCGGCGCACTGCAGCTCGACGTCTTGAAGGAGCGCCTGCAGGCGGAGTATGGCTTGCCCGTCTCCTTCGAAATGTCGCGCTTTTCCGTCTGCCGCTGGATTTCCGCCGACAGTCTCGCCGATCTCGACAAGTTCATCTCTGCCCATCGCGGCGACATTGCGCGAGACCTGGATGGCGATCCGGTGTTCATGGCGCAGGACGGCTTTTCGCTGCGCTACGAGGCGGAACGCTATCCGGCGATCAAGATGGTTGCGGTCAAGGAGTATCACGTCGCCAAGGCGGCGTGA
- a CDS encoding B3/B4 domain-containing protein codes for MYFRHSNGIWNDFPELAAGAIQTEGIRKDVAVEKHVAHFGAIARARLSEHTESELPEIQAWRRGFARMGLKPTQYRSASEALLRRFRKEGALPKIHPMIDLCNAASLAYAIPVAVFDLARITGDLEVRPAVGDEIYTTFAGDVELPDLQEVIFADASGRAHARRWTNRQSGHSAVRDETASVLIVAEALHVDAETDVRQLVDELHAAIRAIWSVNPRSAVLNRSAPSFGC; via the coding sequence ATGTATTTTCGCCACTCAAACGGCATTTGGAACGATTTCCCCGAACTCGCCGCAGGCGCAATTCAAACGGAGGGCATCCGCAAGGACGTCGCGGTCGAGAAGCATGTCGCGCATTTTGGGGCGATCGCGAGAGCACGGCTTTCGGAGCACACGGAGAGCGAACTCCCGGAGATCCAGGCCTGGCGACGCGGCTTCGCACGCATGGGGCTCAAGCCGACGCAATATCGCTCAGCCTCCGAGGCACTTCTCCGGCGATTCCGGAAGGAGGGAGCGCTGCCAAAAATTCATCCAATGATCGACCTCTGCAACGCCGCTTCGCTTGCATATGCTATTCCGGTCGCTGTCTTCGATCTGGCGAGGATCACCGGCGATCTCGAAGTCCGACCTGCCGTCGGCGATGAAATCTACACGACATTCGCCGGCGACGTGGAGTTGCCCGACCTACAGGAAGTCATCTTCGCCGACGCGAGCGGACGCGCGCATGCGCGGCGCTGGACCAACCGTCAGAGCGGCCACTCGGCGGTGCGAGACGAGACTGCAAGTGTGTTGATCGTCGCGGAAGCTCTGCACGTCGATGCCGAGACCGATGTAAGACAGCTCGTCGACGAGCTCCATGCGGCCATCCGCGCGATCTGGTCCGTCAACCCGCGGAGTGCCGTGCTGAACCGCTCAGCGCCAAGCTTCGGTTGCTGA